A DNA window from Sphingopyxis macrogoltabida contains the following coding sequences:
- a CDS encoding Rossmann-fold NAD(P)-binding domain-containing protein: protein MAHMLIFGMGYAASHLAGRLQARGWEVLGTTRDGRGDTIAFADETAVLIALRDATHILSSVPPVDGIDPVLARYGEAIALSPAGWTGYLSSTGVYGDAGGAWVDESAPVKGRRPDRNAADAAWGGLRSDVRVFRLPGIYGPGRSILDRIGEGRAHRIALPGQVFSRVHVDDIAGGVMASFRGPAGVYNLADDEPCHQNRLVEWGCAMLGVPVPPLQTLDEAGLSPAARAFYAENRRVANGKAKRLLGWAPKYPTFREGLAACR from the coding sequence ATGGCACATATGCTGATTTTCGGAATGGGTTACGCGGCGAGCCACCTTGCGGGGCGGTTGCAGGCGCGCGGCTGGGAAGTGCTCGGCACGACGCGCGACGGACGCGGCGACACGATCGCTTTCGCGGACGAGACGGCGGTCCTGATCGCGCTGCGCGACGCGACGCACATCTTGTCGTCGGTCCCGCCGGTCGACGGTATCGATCCGGTCCTCGCACGCTATGGCGAAGCGATCGCCCTCTCTCCCGCCGGCTGGACCGGTTATCTGTCTTCAACGGGCGTCTATGGCGATGCGGGCGGTGCCTGGGTCGACGAAAGCGCGCCGGTCAAGGGCCGCCGCCCCGATCGCAACGCCGCCGACGCTGCATGGGGAGGGCTGCGCAGCGATGTCCGCGTCTTCCGCCTGCCCGGCATCTACGGCCCCGGCCGTTCGATCCTCGACCGGATCGGCGAGGGCCGCGCGCACCGCATCGCCCTGCCCGGCCAGGTCTTTAGCCGCGTCCATGTCGACGATATCGCGGGCGGCGTCATGGCGTCGTTCCGAGGGCCGGCAGGCGTGTATAATCTCGCCGACGACGAACCATGCCATCAGAACCGGCTCGTCGAATGGGGTTGCGCGATGCTCGGCGTGCCGGTGCCGCCGCTCCAGACTTTGGACGAAGCCGGCCTGTCGCCCGCCGCCCGCGCCTTCTATGCCGAAAACCGCCGCGTCGCCAACGGCAAGGCGAAGCGGCTGCTGGGGTGGGCGCCGAAGTATCCGACGTTTCGCGAAGGGCTGGCAGCCTGCCGCTAG
- a CDS encoding DUF445 domain-containing protein: MGVAVPTGGFNIRVVATGMLVVMAFVFVGAKYYQDVHPAIGFVRAFAEAAMVGGLADWFAVTALFRHPMGLPIPHTAIVPRNKNRIGDTLARFLLTNFLLPRLIARKMQTVDVAGAVGKFLSEPGEGGGRLRLGASRIIADGLGALDQQRLGGMVKSAIADRLRELDVAPLLGQALQAALAEGRHQPLLDAMVKWGSKTLELNEHLIHQMVHDNSNAIVRFTGLDESISNRIVAGLSKLLSEMAVDETHPLRIRVEEGLAKMALDLQHDPEVQAKVAKVRDELLENKAVKRWLDGLWEQGRTALLKAARNPDTMLAGRIGELVTQFGSMLGEDAAIKRTLNRYARRAVVGMVDSYGETALKLVSDTIRGWDAKTITDRLENAVGDDLQYIRINGTLVGGLVGVLIHTVDVLL, from the coding sequence ATGGGCGTTGCCGTGCCGACCGGCGGGTTCAACATCCGCGTCGTTGCGACGGGCATGCTGGTCGTCATGGCGTTCGTCTTCGTCGGCGCGAAATATTATCAGGACGTCCACCCGGCGATCGGCTTCGTCCGCGCCTTTGCCGAGGCGGCGATGGTCGGCGGGCTCGCCGACTGGTTTGCGGTGACGGCGCTGTTCCGGCATCCGATGGGGCTGCCGATCCCGCACACCGCCATCGTGCCGCGCAACAAGAACCGCATCGGCGACACGCTCGCACGCTTCCTGCTTACCAATTTCCTGCTGCCGCGGCTGATCGCACGCAAGATGCAGACGGTCGACGTCGCGGGCGCGGTCGGCAAATTCCTCTCCGAACCGGGTGAGGGCGGCGGGCGGTTGCGGCTTGGCGCGTCGCGGATCATCGCCGACGGGCTCGGCGCGCTCGACCAGCAGCGGCTTGGCGGGATGGTGAAATCGGCGATCGCCGACCGCCTTCGCGAACTCGACGTCGCACCCTTGCTGGGGCAGGCCCTGCAGGCTGCGCTTGCCGAGGGGCGGCATCAGCCGCTGCTCGACGCGATGGTCAAATGGGGGTCCAAGACGCTCGAACTCAACGAACATCTGATTCACCAGATGGTCCACGACAACAGCAATGCGATCGTTCGCTTCACCGGGCTCGACGAGAGCATTTCGAACCGCATCGTCGCAGGGTTGTCGAAGCTGCTCAGCGAAATGGCGGTCGACGAAACGCACCCGCTGCGTATCCGCGTCGAGGAAGGGCTCGCGAAGATGGCGCTCGACCTCCAGCACGATCCCGAGGTGCAGGCCAAGGTCGCCAAGGTGCGCGACGAGTTGCTCGAGAACAAGGCGGTGAAGCGCTGGCTCGATGGGCTTTGGGAGCAGGGCCGTACCGCGCTGCTCAAGGCGGCGCGCAACCCCGATACGATGCTCGCGGGCCGCATCGGCGAACTTGTCACCCAGTTCGGTAGCATGCTGGGCGAGGATGCCGCGATCAAGCGCACGCTCAACCGCTATGCGCGCCGCGCCGTGGTCGGCATGGTCGACAGCTATGGCGAAACCGCGCTCAAACTGGTGTCGGACACGATCCGCGGCTGGGATGCCAAGACGATCACCGACCGGCTCGAAAATGCCGTCGGCGACGACCTCCAATATATCCGCATCAACGGCACGCTCGTCGGCGGCCTCGTTGGCGTGCTGATCCATACGGTCGACGTGCTGCTCTAG
- a CDS encoding efflux RND transporter permease subunit has protein sequence MSFRNISAWCIRNPVPPIVLFVLLLLAGVVSFNRMDVNDQPDVEFPLVQVMVAQPGAAPTELETQVTQRIEAAVRGVSGVDEMSSYVNEGSSSTMIQFAIGTPIDRAYNDVNQAVQQIRSELPEGILEPQVVRVDAAGGPITYFAVEATDMTLEQLSWFVDNTVAKELLSIPGMAKVSRSGGVDREIRVILDPARMQSYGLTASQVNQELRQVNLNAAGGRTEIAGAEQAVRVLGNAASAFQLGETRISIGNGRTIRLADVAKVTDGYAEQRNLAKIRGKQVLSFAIEKAKGSSDVTIHDETMKKLAEITKNNPKVDFKILFTRTDYTKEQYRSSMAAMVEGAVLAVVVVFLFLRDWRATLISALAIPLSAIPTFWFMDMMGFSLNALSLLALSLVAGVLVDDAIVEIENIVRHMRMGKTAYQASIDAADEIGLAVVATTMSIVAVFLPVALMPGISGQFFIQFGMTVVFAVLMSLAVARMITPMIAAYFLSAQGEQAHAEGPWIDRYERVLAWTLDNSKHKAVRERFEAVQTRLVFLFVPLLLAALTVVFSIVSYFQPVPPGGSRPNTALHFLLQTPAIAIVTFLLTSLLAILLGALAWKIGVRRFAFTNWAKFMVQRAWARLYDHRVWIVGIGGAAFVTSIILFAVLPQQFQPTINSDYSQVKYELPPGSTLAQSEHISDQINTILSGDKNVENAFYDVNVGGGGVYITLKKKREVTSVEWERALQPKMAAIPDARVSFQSQSSGFSGRDITMVIGGDDPVALEKHAMKIVGEMRGLKEIRSPRIEGDIPRPEIIVTPRLDLAADLGVTTAALSQTIRIATLGDIDQNAAKFSLSDRQIPIRVLLSEDSRRSLSTIENLPVPTSRGVTVPLKSVAEIGFGAGPTELRRYNQTRRIVIGADLAPGLVTGNAQQKIDALPAVKTMPQGVRKIVQGEAKWQGELIKNFIIAVVAGLMLVFSTLVLLYRRFVSPLVNMSSLLLAPLGGLLGLLVAGMAVSIPVYIGLLMLLGIVAKNSILLVDFAIEEMDQGVGKMEALLDAGRKRAQPIVMTTIAMVAGMVPTALSLSGDGAFRAPMGVVVIGGLVLSTILTLLIVPAGFSLADSVEKRLGGFFARNLLTYKPGDDTKPHSAPAPHPAE, from the coding sequence ATGAGCTTTCGCAATATTTCCGCCTGGTGCATCCGCAATCCGGTGCCGCCGATCGTCCTCTTCGTGCTGTTGCTGCTGGCGGGGGTCGTCAGCTTCAACCGGATGGACGTGAACGACCAGCCCGACGTCGAATTTCCGCTGGTGCAGGTCATGGTGGCGCAGCCCGGCGCGGCGCCGACCGAGCTCGAAACGCAGGTGACACAGCGTATCGAGGCCGCGGTTCGCGGCGTCAGCGGCGTCGACGAAATGTCGTCCTACGTCAACGAGGGCAGCAGCTCGACGATGATCCAGTTCGCGATCGGGACCCCGATCGATCGCGCCTATAACGACGTCAATCAGGCGGTTCAGCAAATTCGCAGCGAGCTGCCCGAAGGCATTCTCGAGCCGCAGGTCGTGCGCGTCGACGCCGCGGGCGGACCGATTACCTATTTCGCGGTCGAGGCGACCGACATGACGCTCGAACAGCTGTCGTGGTTCGTCGACAATACGGTGGCGAAGGAACTGCTCTCGATCCCCGGCATGGCGAAGGTCAGCCGTTCGGGCGGGGTCGATCGTGAAATCCGCGTCATCCTCGATCCCGCACGAATGCAGAGCTATGGCCTGACCGCAAGCCAGGTGAACCAGGAATTGCGCCAGGTGAACCTCAACGCTGCTGGCGGCCGCACCGAGATCGCGGGCGCCGAGCAGGCGGTCCGCGTGCTCGGCAATGCGGCGAGCGCCTTCCAGCTCGGCGAGACGCGCATCTCGATCGGCAATGGGCGGACCATTCGTCTGGCGGATGTGGCCAAGGTGACCGACGGCTATGCCGAGCAGCGCAATCTCGCGAAGATCCGCGGCAAGCAGGTGCTGAGCTTTGCGATCGAAAAGGCAAAGGGCTCGTCGGACGTCACGATCCATGATGAGACGATGAAGAAGCTCGCCGAGATCACCAAGAACAACCCGAAGGTCGATTTCAAGATCCTCTTCACCCGCACCGACTATACCAAGGAACAATATCGCAGCTCGATGGCGGCGATGGTCGAGGGTGCGGTGCTGGCGGTCGTCGTCGTCTTCCTCTTCCTGCGCGACTGGCGCGCGACGTTGATCAGTGCGCTCGCGATCCCCTTGTCCGCCATTCCGACCTTCTGGTTCATGGACATGATGGGCTTTTCGCTGAACGCCCTGTCGCTGCTCGCGCTCAGCCTCGTCGCCGGGGTGCTCGTCGACGATGCGATCGTCGAGATCGAGAATATCGTCAGACATATGCGGATGGGCAAGACCGCCTATCAGGCGTCGATCGACGCCGCCGACGAGATCGGGCTCGCGGTCGTCGCCACGACGATGTCGATCGTCGCGGTCTTCCTTCCGGTCGCGTTGATGCCGGGCATTTCGGGCCAGTTCTTCATCCAGTTCGGCATGACCGTCGTCTTCGCGGTGCTGATGAGCCTTGCCGTCGCGCGCATGATCACGCCGATGATCGCCGCCTATTTCCTGTCCGCGCAGGGCGAGCAGGCGCACGCCGAAGGGCCATGGATCGACCGGTACGAGCGCGTCCTCGCGTGGACGCTCGACAACAGCAAACACAAGGCCGTGCGCGAGCGTTTCGAGGCGGTGCAGACCCGGCTCGTCTTCCTTTTCGTTCCGCTGCTGCTCGCGGCGCTGACGGTCGTCTTCTCGATCGTCTCCTATTTCCAGCCGGTTCCCCCGGGGGGAAGCCGCCCGAACACGGCGCTGCACTTCCTGCTGCAGACGCCGGCGATAGCGATCGTTACTTTCCTGCTGACCAGCCTGCTCGCGATCCTGCTTGGGGCGCTGGCATGGAAGATCGGCGTGCGCCGGTTCGCCTTCACCAATTGGGCGAAGTTCATGGTCCAGCGCGCCTGGGCGCGACTGTACGACCATCGCGTCTGGATCGTTGGTATCGGCGGGGCCGCCTTCGTCACGAGCATCATCCTGTTCGCGGTGCTGCCGCAGCAGTTTCAGCCGACGATCAACAGCGACTATAGTCAGGTCAAATATGAGCTGCCGCCGGGTTCGACGCTGGCGCAGAGCGAGCATATCTCCGACCAGATCAACACGATCCTGTCGGGCGACAAGAATGTCGAAAATGCCTTCTATGACGTCAACGTCGGCGGCGGCGGCGTCTATATCACGCTCAAGAAAAAGCGCGAGGTGACGAGCGTCGAATGGGAACGTGCGCTGCAACCGAAGATGGCGGCGATTCCCGACGCCCGGGTAAGTTTCCAGAGCCAGTCGAGCGGTTTTTCCGGACGCGACATCACCATGGTGATCGGCGGCGACGATCCGGTTGCGCTCGAAAAACATGCCATGAAAATCGTCGGCGAAATGCGCGGGCTCAAGGAAATCCGTTCGCCGCGGATCGAGGGCGATATTCCGCGCCCCGAAATCATCGTGACGCCGCGCCTCGATCTCGCCGCCGATCTCGGGGTGACGACGGCGGCGCTCAGCCAGACGATCCGCATCGCGACACTCGGCGATATCGACCAGAATGCAGCGAAATTCTCGCTTTCCGATCGCCAGATTCCGATCCGCGTGCTGCTCTCGGAGGATTCGCGGCGCAGCCTGTCGACGATCGAGAATTTGCCCGTACCGACGTCGCGCGGCGTGACGGTACCGCTCAAATCGGTGGCGGAGATCGGCTTTGGCGCCGGCCCCACCGAACTGCGCCGCTACAACCAGACGCGGCGCATCGTGATCGGTGCCGATCTGGCGCCGGGATTGGTGACGGGCAACGCCCAGCAAAAGATCGACGCACTGCCCGCGGTGAAAACCATGCCGCAGGGCGTCCGCAAGATCGTTCAGGGCGAAGCCAAATGGCAGGGCGAGCTGATCAAGAATTTCATCATCGCGGTGGTGGCGGGCCTGATGCTCGTCTTCTCGACGCTGGTGCTGCTCTATCGCCGCTTTGTGTCGCCGCTCGTCAACATGTCGTCGCTGCTGCTGGCGCCGCTCGGCGGCCTGCTGGGGTTGCTTGTCGCCGGCATGGCGGTCTCGATCCCCGTCTATATCGGCTTGCTGATGCTGCTCGGCATCGTCGCCAAAAACTCGATCCTGCTCGTCGACTTCGCGATCGAGGAGATGGATCAAGGGGTCGGCAAGATGGAGGCCCTACTCGATGCAGGCCGCAAGCGCGCGCAGCCGATTGTTATGACGACGATCGCGATGGTCGCGGGCATGGTGCCGACGGCACTGTCCCTGTCGGGCGACGGAGCGTTCCGCGCGCCCATGGGCGTCGTCGTCATCGGCGGACTTGTCCTGTCGACGATATTGACGCTGCTGATCGTTCCCGCCGGATTCAGTCTTGCCGACAGCGTCGAGAAGCGACTTGGCGGTTTCTTTGCGCGCAACCTGCTGACGTACAAACCCGGCGACGATACGAAGCCGCACTCGGCGCCCGCGCCGCATCCGGCCGAATGA
- a CDS encoding efflux RND transporter periplasmic adaptor subunit, translating to MNYERKVDVMDSLTGSTQSFYDDADNRRKRTRLIVALVLVALVLVAAWYGFKQGMGDGAATAGDEAATTNAPSVTVVIPGRVSVEAAISANGTIAARREMPVGVAGEGGEVVRVLVEPGQWVGAGQTLAIIDRSVQTQQAAGLSASIRVAQADANLAQAELERAEALVGRGFISKADMDRKRATRDAANARVRVAQAQYQEAVARNGRLNIVAPAAGLVLTRQVEPGQIVGAGSGVLFRMAKGGEMEMLAQMAEADLQRVAAGTRATVTPVGTSLQIAGQVWQVSPVVNTDTRQGMVRIAIPYSSSLRPGGFADARLVAGTAEAPLLPESAVHSRADGNYVLIVGKDDKIEQRAIKVGTVSDSGVSIASGLTGNEKVVVLAGAFLNVGDKVKPVIQKASQ from the coding sequence GTGAACTACGAGCGGAAAGTGGATGTGATGGACAGCCTGACGGGGTCGACCCAAAGCTTTTACGACGATGCGGACAATCGCCGCAAGCGGACGCGGCTGATCGTCGCGCTCGTGCTGGTCGCGCTGGTGCTCGTGGCGGCCTGGTACGGGTTCAAGCAGGGCATGGGCGATGGCGCCGCGACTGCGGGGGACGAGGCTGCTACGACGAATGCGCCCAGCGTCACGGTGGTGATCCCGGGACGCGTTTCGGTCGAGGCCGCGATTTCCGCCAACGGCACGATTGCGGCGCGCCGCGAGATGCCGGTCGGCGTCGCGGGCGAGGGCGGCGAAGTCGTGCGCGTACTCGTCGAGCCGGGCCAGTGGGTCGGCGCGGGGCAGACGCTGGCGATCATCGACCGGTCGGTGCAGACGCAGCAGGCGGCGGGTCTCTCCGCATCGATCCGCGTCGCGCAAGCCGATGCGAATCTCGCACAGGCCGAACTCGAACGCGCCGAAGCGCTGGTCGGACGCGGCTTCATTTCCAAGGCCGACATGGACCGCAAGCGCGCGACGCGCGATGCCGCCAACGCGCGTGTCCGTGTCGCGCAGGCGCAATATCAGGAAGCGGTCGCGCGCAACGGTCGGCTCAACATCGTGGCGCCGGCTGCGGGGCTTGTGCTGACGCGGCAGGTCGAGCCGGGCCAGATCGTCGGCGCGGGCAGCGGCGTGCTGTTCCGCATGGCCAAGGGCGGCGAAATGGAAATGCTCGCGCAGATGGCCGAGGCCGATCTGCAGCGCGTCGCTGCGGGAACGCGCGCGACCGTCACCCCGGTCGGAACCAGCCTGCAGATTGCCGGGCAGGTGTGGCAGGTTTCCCCCGTCGTCAACACCGACACGCGCCAGGGCATGGTCCGCATCGCGATCCCGTACAGCAGTTCGCTGCGGCCGGGCGGCTTTGCCGATGCGCGGCTGGTGGCGGGCACCGCCGAGGCGCCGTTGCTGCCCGAAAGTGCGGTCCACAGCCGGGCCGACGGCAATTATGTGCTGATCGTTGGCAAGGACGACAAGATCGAACAGCGCGCGATCAAGGTCGGCACCGTCAGCGACAGCGGCGTGTCGATCGCGTCGGGCCTGACCGGAAACGAAAAGGTCGTTGTGCTGGCGGGCGCGTTCCTGAACGTCGGCGACAAGGTGAAGCCGGTGATTCAGAAGGCGTCGCAATAA